The genomic interval TCCAGCCCCCGAGGAGgtatatgagctttgctcagcgtCTTCACTTTTCCCTCACTCAGCCAAACACCCAGACTTTCACCGCCACCACCCCActtgcatgactttaatcccaccCCCCATGTATTCCCTCCCTGAAAGGCCGAGTGACTAAGACAAAGGACGGACACGAGGTTCGGACCTGCAAAGTCGCAGACAAAACGGGCAGCATCAATATCTCAGTGTGGGACGACGTGGGCAACCTCATCCAGCCTGGGGACATTATCCGACTCACCAAAGGGTAAGTCAGGGCTCCCAGCAGCAACCGCCGAAGGGTGTGGTCAAAAGTCCCTGCAGCGTTTCTGAAGCCTGAATCCTGCTGACCCTCACTCTGCTCCACAGGTATGCTTCAGTGTTCAAAGGTTGTCTGACACTCTACACTGGCCGTGGGGGCGATCTGCAGAAGATTGGAGAGTAAGTTCTGTCTTGAGAATTAAGATAAGCACTAGCCGACCCAAGCGGGCAAGTTAGGGTTTACCAGAAGACAACACAAACGAGCCTGTGCCGTCCCCACCCCATTGGCGGGATTTGTGTGTGGCCCAAAAGATGCGTCCAAGGCTTTGGCTTTCTTCCTTGCAGATTCTGCATGGTTTATTCTGAAGTTCCTAATTTCAGCGAGCCCAATCCAGAGTATAACACTCAGCAGGCGCCCAACAAATCGGTGAGTCCCTCCCTGGGTCTGGAGGAAAATGGGCAGACCCAGCCAAGCAGCGTGGTGTTGGGGAGGGTCTGAGTGTGTCATCTGTGCCTTCAGGTGCAGAACGACAGCAGTCCCACTGCCCCTCAAGCTGCCACGGGACCCCCTGCCGCCTCTCCAGgtaaataaatccatttctttccttccactggcCCCTTGAAgtcccccttctccccagccgGGGGAGATGCCTTTCCCTTGTCCCTTTTCCAAGTGTGTCTCCCTGTACCCTTTGTCTGCATACCTTCTGCAAGTCCCAGTAGTGCAAAGATTTGGAGACCCCTTCCAACCACTGACAGAGCTGGAGTACTCTTCCCTTCTGTTACCAccagagaaaaaacaaaaggagaataCTTTCTCCACAGTGGCAAATGACTGTTAAGAGCAAACAGGCTTACATGGACCATATTTAAAATATTCGTGTAAATTCCTTGTAATAAGTccatataatcacacacacacacacatatatacacacacacatatatatacatatatatgcagtcATAAATCACTAAGGATGGGAATATATtctaaggaatatatatatatgtatgtatatatgtatatttatatacacacacacaccccttgatTGTGTGACCTACTCATCCCTAAGCTATGTGACATAacctatgtttttgttttttttttaatttcttgtcttttttcttcctttttttttttttttttttttctctcttttgacacaatgtctcactctgtagtccaggctggcctcaaacttacagcaatTTCCCCCTGTTTAGGTCTcgctagttctgggattaaagtcatatgccACAATTTTAAATAACATTATATTGTTATTTAAGTTTTCACCatcataaccccagcactggggaggagatGAGGCAAAAGTCCCTATGTAGTCTGGGGTTTAAAGTGAGACCGtgtcccaaacaaacaacaagacaACACCAAATTTTGATTTCCTTCTTTACATAGAAGAACTGTACTCtgaaataataatagcaaatacAGAATGGcagggtgtagtggcacacatcccactggggaggcagaggcaggagttcgaggccagcctggcctacaagagtgagttccaggacagccagagctatatagaggaaaccctgtctccaaaacccaacccaaaaaacaaaaagaaagaattgtaaGTACTTAAGCTGGTAACATGTGATCACGTGGTCATTGATTATAAAGTGATATACCGTACA from Peromyscus maniculatus bairdii isolate BWxNUB_F1_BW_parent chromosome 18, HU_Pman_BW_mat_3.1, whole genome shotgun sequence carries:
- the Nabp2 gene encoding SOSS complex subunit B1 isoform X1, translated to MTTETFVKDIKPGLKNLNLIFIVLETGRVTKTKDGHEVRTCKVADKTGSINISVWDDVGNLIQPGDIIRLTKGYASVFKGCLTLYTGRGGDLQKIGEFCMVYSEVPNFSEPNPEYNTQQAPNKSVQNDSSPTAPQAATGPPAASPASESQNGNGLSTQPGPGGGPHPSHTPSHPPSTRITRSQPNHTPAGPPGPSGNPVSNGKETRRSSKR